The stretch of DNA TACGTTTTAATTTTTATGAGCCACCTTACGCACGAAAGAAACTTTAGTCCATTCAGAAGTTGTCTGCTTTTAAACGTCAAAACTTCAAGAACAACTTATATGATACTGTAAGTCAGGAAGGAAGGCGCAGCTGTGGATTCAGGGTGTCTGAGGggagaggaaatataaaaagGGCACCATCACTGTGATGCATTCAAGTCATAGCTCCTTCTCTCTTACTCCATCACCGTTTCCATCAGGGGTGTCAATTGCAAGTTTCATCACAATGAGATATTGTACCGATTCTTTGGACAACGATACTTACGATACGAACGATATTTACCGAtatcacaaagtctgccacaATACGATTCaatatgatacgatacgatatgggGCCTGCAATCGATTTGAGGTGATTTCATCAACTCACATAAAGCAactaaaatataatttaattctTCAGTGGAGATATGATTCTACCACTGGTTCCAGGCATTTCAATGGACAACAATctattattttttaacaaaaagaaagcaTTGTTTAGAAAAGAGTGGATGGAAACGGTGACACAGACGTGCCATGGGGATTTCAGAAATAAAGGCGGATCTTAACGATGGTGGCGATATGAATCGATGCTTTCACTTTGCATCGATGCTATTGGGTCGTTAATTATTGAGTTGACATATGGATCTGGATCGATGTATCGTTACACACCTTGTTTTATCGACCAGCACTTTACTTCCTTCTTTTCAGCAAGTACCTTGCTCCTATTGTGTTTCCAtcttaatgttttttattttcaatgttttaaatgtgatatactgtgttttttaatgaaccTTTTTTACAAATGTAAGTAAAGAtacttttctgtattttcttgcatggaaaaaagggacaataaaatatttcttCTTCTATTCCAGTTTAAAATACTCATTATATATTACACAGATGATGAAGATCTATTATATTATAGTCTGCCTTCAACCCAGCACGAAGTGTGTTACCGAGGGATGTTTCCTTGGAGCATTCAGAccgctgtccatggtgctgaaatgtGACAGTGCCCACAACAGGAACAGTTCACATTTCTTGTAATTTGTCATTGTGAAGCCTTCTGTCTCATTATTCCTCCAAATTTAATAACTGTTTTCATGTGATATTTCTGTAgtgttcttaaaaaaaaagtatttaaatgaACATACTCACAATTTAGTATTGTTCATTTCCATTGATTCCATTAGCAATCATATTAAAATAATCTTCCGAGGGTTAGAATTCACAGTTTGGGCTTTACCAGCAACATAAATTAGCTGCTCGATGTAAACAAAGATGTTGACCGGTCTAACTGCTGGAAATAAGAGAAGCGCCTCGCCTGAGTTGCAACACGTCCTCTTAAtttatggtgtgtgtgtctgacaggctGCCAGACGGAGGGCAGCTCTAATTGGAAGGTTTTTCCAACAAATAACACCTCAGAAACACGGCCACAGTGTAAGGTAGTTTCAGACAGGCGGCCTGGAACGCCACAAGAGAAGAGTCACAGTCATCTTATTCATCATCTACTAATGAGTCTCCATGTGACACTTACGGCTGATGTCCCTGACTCTTTGTTAGTGCCATCTATAAAAAAAGTCATCAGCATTCATCAGCTGGTAGCCTACATCATATCTACCAGATGATTTGGTTTAATTGAATAAGAAGAGGCTCCACCTGAAGGCTTTAGGCTGTCTGTGCTAAAGATCGTTGTCTCCATCCAGTGGATGTCTTAAGAATTACTCAAATCTCTATGAGGAAGTTTTAGTAATACGGAAtcaagaacaaaaacatttttaaactttaaataagaaaaaaatccaagTTTCTCTTCTGGCAGGCAGATATTTCTGACTAGAATTCTtataaaatgtgtgttgaaaATGAGCTGAATGTGCATTGTCATTGATTTGAATTCTAAGTTAAGGCTCTTTAACCTTTATGCCAGAAGAGtaccttgtttttgtttttttttttgcatttttgaatgtgtgttgcttttagaagtaaaaaaaaaaatcgacaaTTACTGTTtgaaaaagtaaagatattgtctTAAAATATAACTTTGATAAAAGCAAGGCTTAGTAGTAGGTGGGGAAAATCCTTAATGCATCCAATACTTAAAGGTTCTCAAATATGAGTAATAATGAGTAaaattatacttttatttacatgtaattatatactgtatacgTTGGGTTGCCTGATTATCAGCCTGGAAAATTATGAGATTGGATATTAAGCACTCTACTGATATTGCtgataaaattaattaatttagaaaaGGCTCTGCTTTGGATGCAACTTGCAATTTGCAATGTAACGAgaaactaaagttatcaaataaatgtggtgaGTAAAAGCACCACAGTACCCGCCCTCAGAATGTAGTGGAGCGAAGGTACAATGTAGGAGAAAATGTTAGTAAAAGTACCTCAAGATTGTACTAAAAgctactacaaggaacttttattGTTTGATCTGTTGGCCCATTTGgacaaaagtgaaagtgagcGAGCATTACAAATAATTATAGTAATTATACAGAAATGGTCAATATTCTCCCTGATGGTCCTGATTGCTTTTGTACGTCAAATAGAGGCATCAGTGTTAAATCGAGAACATTTCATAGCCAGtttaaagttccttgtagtacaCTTAAATACAGCACTTGATGATCACATGTACTTGGTTGTATGCCATTACTGTCAACATACGAACCAACAAGTGTCACATTGTCACCTCCTGCAGGCCTTTGTCACAAAGACCTTTTCAGTTGCCACAGCagtaattgttattattaatgctGTATTTTTctaatcaaaacaataaaaaaagcatttaaaaaaaagttatttatgtGTGAATTATTAGAAACTGACATTCACTGCTTTTTATGTTCTTTGGCATGACATACTGCAACACTATCatccatttctttaaaaaaacaaaaacacctttACAACTGAACTGGCTTTCAAAACAATAAAGTGTTAATCCCAACAAGAAAATCGGCTACAATAACAAGTGACAGAGCAATTGCAATTATCCATTAACATGAGTGTTGCAGCACAGCATGCCGAATGTGATTTATGTCATCTCTTCTGCTGTAAAATACCGCCACCTTCTGGTCCTACAGGTACACAGCAGCAGGTCAACGTGTCCTCagttctcccacacacacagttcagagTTACTTAtaataatgtaaaatacattATACAATATAGTTCtccatttccctttttttaaaacttatttTATGGGTTTGGAAGATGCAAAAGATCCTGtacagatataaaaaaaaaattgcagtcTATTTTCTGTTCAAACATTCCCTGTGCAGTCTTAGACGTAGTTATTGAGCCTGTAGCCACTGCTGGCGAGGGAGCAGAGAGATGGAGCACGATTATCCCTCAGGGCATCGGGGGGCTTgtagagaggagcaggagggtaAATGTGGTTGAAGGCAGGGGGAGGTGATGATGGCTGATTCCTCGGCAGATGAAGGGGGCTCCGGGACCTGTCGACGCCGCTGCTCCAGCACAGCACCAGGCCTCCGGTCAGGCTGAGGCAGGCCGAGGCGTAACCGAGATACACTGCCAGGCCAATCTCATACTTCAGCCCGCTGGGGAGGAAGGGGTCGTAGAAATCCATAATAACGTCGTTAGTGGTCCAGGACACGGTGACCAGGCAGAGCAGGCCGGCACAGAGGAAACCAATCGCCCCACTTAAGGCCAGCGGGGACTTTACCAGCGAGCCTCGGGCGAAGCGGGTACACTTCATCCCCATCACGGACACCACACACGCCAGGACCGAGGTGACGCAGGAGAGCACCATGAGCGCCCGGGCAGCCTAATGTGGAGGAGAATAAACAAGCATGCTGTGCTGTATTACTTACTTGGCAAACTATCAGTCAGCTTAACCATACATCATCAGAAATAACAATAACGCTGGCCTATTTCACATACGAATCTCTGCAATGCAAATCAACTGTAGTCGTCTTCCTGCATGTGACTGTTGCTGTTAGCACGACTTCCCCGTGATTCAAAATATAAACTTTTATGGATAAACTTCAGTTAGCTACCCAGTAAGTATGGATACTAGATGAGTACTTGCTCAACCTGACTGTTTCGTCTataaaatgcaagaaaaaagcaaaaaaaaaacagtccaatCAAAATGTCCCACAGTCAGAAAAACTGGAAGCTGAATGTGTTTTACCTGCAGGTCACGCGGCAGTGCCAGCAGAGATCTGTACACCTCACACTGGTAAATGCCGGTGCTGTGCCACACACACTCCATCCACAGGCCTTTCATGTAGGAGGTGGCCGTGATGATGTTGGAGCCCACGTAGGCTGTGCTGCGCCAGTGGGGGAGCAGAGTCGCAACGACAGTTCCCGCAAACCCCAGCAGCCCCAAGAAGAAGCCCAGGAGCTGAACCGCCATGCTGGCCATGATTCACTCccctcggacagacgctcaaaCTGCAAAGTACAAAGTTTACAGTTTGAAATAAGGGACCTGGATGCAACATCTTTCACTCACAAATGGATCCATGGATAAGTGAGAAGGAAAATCAACACACAGAAGCAACAAATCACCACATACAAAAGAACCACTCAAAACTACAGATGAGGCTGGATTCCTCCCGTTATCTGCATGGTCCCCAGCAGTACAGTAAATTCCACCGAGCTTACGTCTGAGCCATTCCTCAAGTGTCTGCGGGCAGAAAAAGCTGTGGAAACTTTTCTGGCATCAGTCTCTGGTGAGTGGCAGGTGACTGCATCTGTAACTAATGAGAGCAGTGTTCAGCTTCACCTGTTTGACGCTCTCCTCTGGAGGGCAAAGCACAGCAGTCTATTTGTTAAGCTGCGCACCGCCCCTCAGGaaaggagagcgagagaggaaattaaacatttacagaaacCACCCGAGCTGAGAGCAACTGTTATAAACCACtaactttgaacatttttcacGGCTCTGCGGGATATTTCAGAGAAGAGGGGCTGATGATGACAGGGCATTTCTACCAGATGGGCCGCAAACCCAGAGAGATTGTGGCAATTTATGCAGTAATAACTGGCCAAATTCTAAGATCACTTGACACTCAGTTCTACATTTACACCCTCTCACATGGTACTTTAGGGGACATTTAATAGCCTTAATTTCACTTCCTGGAGATTTACCATAACCCTAATCCTAACCAACACTTGCATAACCTTAAGCATGAACTTTAGGTAACCCTAATCTTAAACTCTGACCCAAAAAATCTGCTGTTTTTCCAAGAGGGGGACACTTCTTTTGTCACAAATTGCACCAGTGGCCTCCAATTAACTAACTGAGTCTGAAATTTGTCCCCAACAGTATCCTTAGTCACACGAAAACTGTCCAGGAGGCTCTAGGCCACAAGTAAAAACCAAAGAGCATGTGAGACTTGTGGGTAGTTAAGCATTTACTTTTGTTCCTTCCTACTGTTTCGAACGAAATGTTCTCTAGgtgagaaataaacacaaataaacatccTGAATACTGAgaagatttaaaatgtgaaaccATAGAAACCGAACTGTGTTCATACGGAGCCATTGTTCTCTCAGAGAACAACAGGTTTGATTATTGTTCAGTGTTGGACCTCGCACTGTTGGGGCGCCCCTTAAAATACCGGAGATAGAAGCCTCATTGTGTTTACCTAATGATTGACTACACTGAAGGCATAACAagtgagcagcagcaacaaaggCGAGGCTGTTAAGAGCATCTTATTTCCTATTGGTTTGCACACAAGTTATCCAACATCCAATGTGATATTCATGACGTTTACTCATTTTTCAATCTATTAAACATGGAACACTAAGCTTTGACATTTTGATATCAAGAAAAAACACCACATTTGAATACTCACCAACAAGGTTACACAAGGATTACACAGCCTTGGGAGTCCAGACGGTGCACCTCCAGATAAATAGTTTGATTGGCATCGATTCCAGTTCCTTCTGTATCTGCTGCTGCCTGAACAAACAAGGAATGTGCGCCCGTGCTGCTGTATTTTGTCAGATATGTGACTGGCCAGTGTTAgatctcatcatcatcagcagcagcagcattatcCCTGTCAGGGGCATCATGTCAGAGAGGACATGAGAGACAGTCCCGGTGCCAGCGTGTTGCTCAAGACAGATAAACAGGGCCGATGTCAAAACGTCGCTCCGGAGGGCAAAGAGCGGTGTTGCCAGGGAAGAGGCGGACAGAAGAGATATTGTCCTCAGCGGAtgtgctgtttttgtctcaATAATTCTTCTCTCTGCGTCTCTACATCTGTGGGAAAGAATAATAGacaataaaaaggaaacaatGACTGGGACTGTGCAAATTAGCCTGCGTATCAGCTTATAGCTGGTAGAAATGAACTGCAATTAATCAAGAGGAAAATGACTACGATACTCAATTAACACTGCAAAGCTGAGTTTATCTTTGTGTGGTACATACAGCTCTCAGGTGAGGTCATTCATCTCCAGGTTCTTCTGAGGTCCATCTAGTTGATCCATTCGTGCCCCTGAGTGTAACATACCATGACATCCTGTTGGTACACaaggtttttttaatttaattttttttaccagcCCTTCCCTCTGGTCGCTTGTGCAGCATTCAGTTCTCTCCAAGAGCTCTCTGTTGACGGGGATGATCCTCTCCAAGGTCTGCCTGTGGGAGACGCCATTTGAATGTGGAACGCTTAATAGTCTTAGTTAAGCAGAGTAATCCTGTGATTAGCAGCTGAGGATCGCTGGTTCGTCGTGCACAGCGCTGGAGGGCAACACAACCGTGATGTTGTGTCAGGTTTACTGAAAAGCCCGTGCAGGCCAACATGTGCCCTTTTTGAACAGATTTTAAGATCAAGATGATCTTtttgaccctttttttttttttttttagattttaataATTTAGTAAAAAAAGCCACTTTGTGAAGAAAAAGCTGGGGTGTCTGCCCTTTCATTAATATATAATACAGTTTATTAtggtcaaaacatttttttggcttCTACATTTATATATCAGTTTATCAATCTACCCAACTGTATTATTGGGAATAAGTGACCTAGTGAGGCCTAGAAAAGACACAATTCTCTAATTCCTGCTATTTATATGATTATTTTCTGGTTCATTTACTTCTCTATGACGGTAAACTCACCATCTTTCGGTACcagacaaataaatatatataaaatcgACATTTGAGGCATTTTTTTCACCATTATCTGCTAGCCTATTTTTCTAAACCAAATAGCCTAACTAATTCCAACAGACGAATCGACGGCTAAAATGAACAGTGCCTACTTTCATTTCTATAAtgcaaaaactacacatcaaaAACTGAACACACTTAATCTTTTCCACTTAAATATGTGATtatctcctttttctttttctaagtTACTGAATAAAAGCCACTGCTCAT from Sparus aurata chromosome 9, fSpaAur1.1, whole genome shotgun sequence encodes:
- the LOC115587949 gene encoding claudin-14, with the protein product MASMAVQLLGFFLGLLGFAGTVVATLLPHWRSTAYVGSNIITATSYMKGLWMECVWHSTGIYQCEVYRSLLALPRDLQAARALMVLSCVTSVLACVVSVMGMKCTRFARGSLVKSPLALSGAIGFLCAGLLCLVTVSWTTNDVIMDFYDPFLPSGLKYEIGLAVYLGYASACLSLTGGLVLCWSSGVDRSRSPLHLPRNQPSSPPPAFNHIYPPAPLYKPPDALRDNRAPSLCSLASSGYRLNNYV